A single region of the Jatrophihabitans sp. GAS493 genome encodes:
- a CDS encoding phosphotransferase family protein — protein MDEQRLVEWLESASIAVSPPLTLTLIAGGRSNLTYRVDDSAGRSYVLRRPPTGGVLQSAHDMGREHRIISALADTPVPVPTTFGHCEDLDVIGAPFYVMNLVPGVVVTTDSDGGAYPRPARAAASAELIDVLARIHLLDLDAIGLNTLARRGQYLQRQLKRWHHQFHASTGRDLPMVDEVHRRLSRTIPVQRFTGLVHGDYRPGNLLLAPDGRVNAVLDWELATLGDTMADLGWLLATWREPGEVELLESPTAHPGFLRRDELVELYARATGRAVDGLDYYLAFALWRLTCISEGIYQRYQTGAMGDDGFDVEWQREQVSVLAAAALHALDRAG, from the coding sequence ATGGACGAGCAGCGGCTGGTCGAGTGGTTGGAGAGCGCATCGATTGCGGTGAGCCCACCGCTGACGCTCACCCTGATCGCCGGGGGACGGTCGAACCTGACCTACCGGGTCGACGACTCGGCCGGGCGCAGCTATGTGCTGCGCCGTCCACCGACCGGCGGGGTGCTGCAGTCAGCCCACGACATGGGGCGTGAGCATCGGATCATCAGCGCGCTGGCCGATACGCCGGTGCCGGTCCCGACGACCTTCGGTCACTGCGAGGACCTTGACGTCATCGGGGCGCCGTTCTACGTGATGAACCTGGTGCCCGGTGTCGTGGTGACCACCGACTCCGACGGCGGCGCCTACCCGCGGCCCGCCCGTGCGGCGGCGTCGGCCGAGCTCATCGACGTGCTGGCCCGCATCCACCTGCTCGACCTGGACGCGATCGGGTTGAACACCCTGGCCCGCCGCGGGCAGTACCTGCAGCGCCAGCTCAAGCGCTGGCACCATCAGTTCCACGCATCCACCGGGCGGGACCTGCCGATGGTCGACGAGGTGCACCGCCGCCTGTCGCGGACGATCCCGGTGCAGCGATTCACCGGGCTCGTTCATGGCGACTACCGTCCGGGCAACCTGCTGCTGGCCCCGGACGGTCGGGTGAACGCCGTCCTGGATTGGGAGCTGGCGACCCTCGGCGACACGATGGCCGACCTGGGCTGGCTGCTGGCCACCTGGCGCGAACCGGGCGAGGTCGAGCTGCTCGAATCACCCACCGCCCACCCCGGATTTCTGCGCCGGGACGAGCTGGTGGAGCTGTACGCCCGGGCAACCGGGCGGGCCGTGGACGGCCTCGACTACTACCTCGCCTTCGCCCTGTGGCGCCTGACCTGCATCAGCGAGGGCATCTACCAGCGGTACCAGACCGGTGCCATGGGCGACGACGGGTTTGACGTCGAATGGCAGCGTGAGCAGGTCTCGGTTCTGGCCGCCGCCGCTTTACACGCACTCGACCGGGCGGGATGA
- a CDS encoding AMP-binding protein, whose amino-acid sequence MNSVDLHVPLTDRTIPALLDAGARRWPDRTALLDGHRRVSYAELAGEADRRGSALRELGIGWQQAVLLMLDNHVDHVLTWLGANYHGRVQAQVNTAYRGGLLTHVINNSDADTMVIEDQYCERLALIEADVPALRRVIVRGGTGAALPPGRFEVLDFDAVLTDGPGGGAEEPVQVWHRSAIVYTSGTTGPSKGVVQPHGLGFSYVSVEHWGLATLDDVVLVTLPQFHIAGQWTGVLAPLQVGGAAALVERFTATGFWDDVRRFSATQTTMIAAMVNFVLAQPERPDDAETTLCKVVMAPIVNENETFKKRFGVEIAGGLGQTEAVLALAARYGEDLPFCSGRVRPDFEARVVDANDLDVPRGEIGELIVRPREPWSTMLEYQHNPEATALKWRNLWLHSGDLVRQDEEDRFFYVDRNVDAIRRRGENISSVEVEAEIMRHPEVKLAAVVGVNSPDGEQEVMACLQLEPAAKLDLAALHAALRERLPYFMVPRYIEIFQTLPLTPTERVQKGELRKAGIGPDCWDARAHGLEGRHSDR is encoded by the coding sequence ATGAATTCGGTCGATCTGCACGTACCCCTCACTGACCGCACGATTCCCGCGCTGCTCGATGCCGGGGCGCGGCGCTGGCCCGACCGGACGGCACTACTCGATGGCCATCGCCGGGTCAGCTACGCCGAACTGGCGGGCGAGGCCGATCGCCGTGGCTCGGCGCTGCGCGAGCTGGGCATCGGCTGGCAGCAGGCCGTGCTGCTGATGCTCGACAACCACGTGGACCACGTGCTGACCTGGCTGGGGGCGAACTACCACGGCCGCGTGCAGGCCCAGGTGAACACCGCCTACCGTGGCGGCCTGCTAACCCACGTCATCAACAACTCGGATGCCGACACCATGGTCATCGAGGATCAGTACTGCGAGCGGCTGGCCCTCATCGAGGCCGACGTCCCCGCGCTACGGCGGGTGATTGTTCGCGGCGGCACCGGTGCCGCGCTGCCCCCCGGACGCTTCGAGGTGCTGGATTTCGACGCCGTGCTCACCGACGGCCCCGGTGGCGGAGCCGAGGAGCCGGTTCAGGTCTGGCATCGATCGGCGATCGTGTACACGTCGGGGACCACTGGCCCGTCCAAGGGTGTGGTGCAGCCGCACGGGCTGGGCTTCAGCTACGTCAGCGTCGAGCACTGGGGGCTGGCCACCCTCGACGACGTCGTGCTGGTGACACTGCCGCAGTTCCACATCGCCGGGCAGTGGACCGGGGTGCTCGCGCCACTTCAGGTCGGCGGCGCGGCGGCGCTGGTCGAGCGGTTCACGGCCACCGGTTTCTGGGACGACGTGCGTCGTTTCAGCGCGACCCAGACGACGATGATCGCGGCGATGGTGAACTTCGTGCTGGCCCAGCCGGAGCGACCCGACGATGCGGAGACCACGCTCTGCAAGGTGGTGATGGCGCCGATCGTCAACGAGAACGAGACGTTCAAGAAGCGGTTCGGGGTCGAGATCGCCGGCGGCCTCGGTCAGACCGAAGCGGTGCTGGCCCTGGCCGCACGCTATGGCGAGGATCTGCCGTTCTGCAGCGGACGGGTGCGGCCGGACTTCGAGGCCCGGGTGGTCGACGCCAACGACCTGGACGTGCCACGGGGCGAGATCGGCGAGTTGATCGTGCGCCCCCGTGAGCCCTGGTCGACGATGCTTGAGTACCAGCACAACCCGGAGGCGACGGCGCTCAAGTGGCGCAATCTATGGCTGCACTCCGGCGACCTGGTGCGCCAGGACGAAGAGGATCGCTTCTTCTACGTCGACCGCAACGTCGACGCGATCCGGCGGCGCGGTGAGAACATCTCGTCGGTCGAGGTGGAGGCGGAGATCATGCGGCACCCCGAAGTGAAGCTGGCCGCCGTTGTCGGGGTCAACAGTCCCGACGGTGAGCAGGAGGTCATGGCCTGCCTGCAGCTGGAGCCGGCGGCGAAGCTCGATCTCGCCGCCCTGCACGCCGCCCTGCGCGAGCGACTGCCGTACTTCATGGTGCCGCGTTACATAGAGATTTTCCAGACACTGCCGCTCACCCCGACCGAACGGGTGCAGAAGGGCGAGCTGCGTAAGGCGGGCATCGGGCCGGACTGCTGGGACGCGCGGGCGCACGGGCTGGAGGGTCGGCACAGCGACCGGTGA
- a CDS encoding crotonase/enoyl-CoA hydratase family protein, translated as MDAPEVTATRQGGALIICIDRPQARNAVNLAVAQGISTALDELESDDELRVGIITGAGGTFCAGMDLKAFVRGELPIVEGRGFAGLVNGPPAKPLIAAVEGYALAGGFEIVLACDLVVAAKGASFGIPEVRRSLVAGGGGLLRLPQRIPYHQAMEFALLGNHFSAERACELGLVNRLVDDGDALTAALELAGQVAANGPLAVIASKRIIVESRDWSSSQAWDLQDAIADPVAHSSDAIEGATAFAEKREPVWRGR; from the coding sequence ATGGACGCGCCCGAAGTCACCGCCACCCGCCAGGGTGGTGCGTTGATCATCTGCATCGACCGCCCCCAGGCTCGTAACGCGGTCAACCTGGCTGTAGCGCAGGGAATCTCGACCGCCCTGGACGAGCTGGAGTCCGACGACGAGCTCCGGGTCGGCATCATCACCGGCGCCGGCGGCACCTTCTGCGCCGGCATGGATCTCAAGGCCTTTGTCCGGGGCGAACTCCCGATCGTCGAAGGGCGCGGCTTCGCCGGCCTGGTGAACGGGCCGCCGGCCAAGCCATTGATCGCAGCGGTCGAGGGTTACGCGCTGGCCGGGGGCTTCGAGATCGTTCTCGCCTGCGACCTCGTCGTCGCGGCTAAGGGGGCTAGCTTTGGCATCCCCGAGGTGCGGCGCAGCCTGGTCGCCGGTGGCGGCGGCCTGCTCCGGCTTCCCCAGCGGATCCCGTACCACCAGGCGATGGAGTTCGCCCTGCTGGGGAATCACTTCAGTGCCGAGCGGGCCTGCGAACTGGGACTGGTCAACCGCCTCGTCGACGACGGGGATGCGCTCACTGCGGCGCTCGAGCTGGCCGGCCAGGTGGCGGCCAATGGCCCGCTCGCAGTCATTGCCAGCAAGCGGATCATCGTCGAGTCCCGCGACTGGTCAAGCTCGCAGGCCTGGGATCTGCAGGACGCTATCGCAGACCCGGTGGCCCACTCCAGCGACGCAATCGAAGGGGCGACCGCCTTCGCCGAGAAGCGAGAGCCGGTCTGGCGGGGCCGCTGA
- a CDS encoding class I adenylate-forming enzyme family protein produces MQRPDFGVGQAITRSARLFPTLPCLLDPAGSGRTFAEVEERVNRLANSLAARGVVKATRVAVLSVDTFEYVELFLACLKLGATFVPLNFRLVDEELQTLMGRADADFLFVCDRYVAVGRSLVEALPAPPQLLSLDGSLGDDLSDLISQGDSGEVRISVADDDILIIMFTSGTTGQPKGVLQSHRMVKAVAAQLWECLPKPGEVRYTASPLFHAAGLFVVLGQLTVGCASLITEQFDPQVTDEAMSSGLLTGCFLVPTMINAILDLERPAAASERMRQILYGGAPMPPALLQRALARWPECDFWNLYGSGTESNLQSYLRPEDHRRALAGEIDLLTTVGQSIIGVDLRILDEDGIEVAAGVVGHIAARTDVVMSGYLDDPEETRIALRDGWFFSGDLGYFDEHGYLTLGGRSRDVIIRGGENIYVAEIETVLSRPASVTAAAVVGRPDPYWGELPVAFVEYRGDPPSPLDLELLCRDHLAGYKVPVDFYLLAALPRNGTGKIRKDALRQLAVTPSPSGTAALETITSPGGRS; encoded by the coding sequence ATGCAGCGTCCGGACTTCGGAGTTGGCCAGGCCATCACCCGTTCCGCCCGGCTCTTTCCGACGCTGCCCTGTCTGCTCGATCCGGCTGGGTCTGGTCGTACCTTCGCGGAGGTCGAGGAGCGGGTCAACCGGCTGGCCAACTCCCTCGCCGCGCGAGGGGTGGTCAAGGCGACCCGGGTCGCTGTGCTCTCGGTCGACACCTTTGAGTACGTGGAGCTCTTCCTGGCCTGCCTCAAGCTCGGCGCGACCTTCGTCCCGCTGAACTTCCGGTTGGTCGATGAGGAGCTGCAGACCCTGATGGGGCGCGCGGATGCCGACTTCCTCTTCGTCTGCGATCGCTACGTCGCCGTGGGGCGCAGCCTCGTTGAAGCACTGCCGGCCCCACCGCAGTTGTTGTCACTGGACGGATCGCTCGGCGATGACCTCTCCGACCTGATCAGTCAGGGTGACTCGGGTGAGGTGCGCATCAGTGTGGCCGACGACGACATTCTCATCATCATGTTCACCAGCGGAACGACCGGGCAGCCGAAGGGCGTCCTGCAGTCGCACCGCATGGTCAAGGCCGTCGCGGCCCAGCTCTGGGAGTGTCTGCCGAAGCCGGGCGAGGTGCGCTACACGGCCTCGCCACTGTTTCATGCCGCCGGCCTCTTCGTCGTGCTCGGCCAGCTGACCGTCGGGTGCGCCTCCCTGATCACCGAGCAGTTCGATCCACAGGTCACCGATGAGGCGATGAGCTCAGGTCTGCTCACCGGATGCTTCCTGGTGCCCACCATGATCAACGCGATTCTCGACCTGGAGCGGCCGGCCGCTGCCTCCGAGCGCATGCGGCAGATTCTCTACGGCGGTGCCCCGATGCCACCGGCGCTGCTGCAGCGGGCACTGGCCCGCTGGCCGGAGTGCGATTTCTGGAACCTCTACGGCTCGGGGACCGAGTCGAACCTGCAGAGCTACCTCCGTCCGGAGGACCACCGCCGGGCGCTGGCCGGCGAGATCGACCTGCTCACCACGGTCGGTCAGTCGATCATCGGCGTCGATCTGCGCATCCTCGACGAGGACGGCATCGAGGTGGCGGCCGGCGTCGTCGGCCACATCGCCGCCCGCACCGACGTCGTGATGAGCGGCTATCTCGACGATCCGGAAGAGACCAGGATCGCCCTGCGGGACGGGTGGTTCTTCAGCGGTGACCTCGGCTACTTCGATGAGCACGGGTACCTGACGCTCGGCGGGCGCAGCCGTGACGTGATCATTCGCGGCGGCGAGAACATCTACGTGGCCGAGATCGAGACCGTACTCTCCCGGCCGGCCTCGGTGACCGCGGCCGCCGTCGTCGGACGCCCGGACCCGTACTGGGGCGAGCTGCCGGTTGCCTTCGTCGAGTACCGCGGTGACCCGCCGTCGCCCCTGGACCTCGAACTGCTCTGCCGTGATCACCTGGCCGGCTACAAGGTCCCGGTCGACTTCTACCTGCTGGCCGCGCTCCCGCGCAACGGCACCGGCAAAATCCGCAAGGACGCGCTTCGCCAGCTGGCGGTCACCCCCAGCCCTTCCGGCACCGCGGCGCTGGAGACCATCACCTCTCCCGGAGGAAGATCATGA
- a CDS encoding enoyl-CoA hydratase-related protein, translating to MSDWQEIGSHPFLGVGLRDGAARVEFRRPAQLNAFDSELSVELLRVLRELGADDSVRSILITGAGRAFSAGADIKSEFGGESGPPPAGEIERGLREVSNTTIMVLREMPKPVVAAVNGAAAGIGCSLALACDLVVASQSAFFLLAFANLGLTADGGASLTVPARVGMGRAFVMALLAERVPAAEALSWGLADRVVADDELVGVTEELALRLAAGPTLSYAATKQLINRSALGGLSEQLDLEATLQGKMTATEDFAAATVAFTQKQRPTFTGR from the coding sequence ATGAGCGACTGGCAAGAAATAGGCAGCCACCCATTCCTCGGCGTCGGACTGCGTGACGGCGCCGCGCGCGTCGAGTTTCGCCGCCCGGCCCAGCTCAACGCCTTCGACTCCGAACTCTCGGTCGAGCTACTGCGTGTGCTGCGTGAACTGGGCGCCGACGACTCGGTGCGCAGCATCCTGATCACCGGTGCCGGACGGGCCTTCTCGGCCGGCGCCGACATCAAGAGCGAGTTCGGCGGCGAATCCGGGCCGCCCCCTGCGGGCGAGATCGAGCGGGGGCTGCGCGAAGTCAGCAACACCACGATCATGGTGCTGCGGGAGATGCCCAAGCCCGTGGTGGCGGCGGTGAACGGGGCGGCGGCCGGCATCGGCTGCTCGCTGGCACTGGCCTGCGACCTGGTGGTCGCCTCGCAGTCGGCCTTCTTCCTGCTCGCCTTCGCCAATCTCGGCCTCACCGCCGATGGCGGCGCCAGTCTGACCGTGCCGGCCCGGGTCGGCATGGGACGAGCGTTCGTGATGGCGCTGCTGGCCGAACGGGTGCCCGCCGCCGAGGCGCTGAGCTGGGGCCTGGCCGATCGGGTGGTGGCCGACGACGAACTGGTCGGGGTGACCGAGGAGCTGGCCCTGCGCCTCGCCGCCGGCCCGACGCTCTCATACGCTGCCACCAAGCAGCTGATCAACCGCAGCGCCCTCGGCGGGTTGTCCGAGCAGTTGGATCTCGAGGCCACTCTGCAGGGCAAGATGACCGCCACCGAAGACTTCGCCGCCGCGACGGTCGCCTTCACGCAGAAGCAGCGCCCGACCTTCACCGGGCGCTAG
- a CDS encoding 3-hydroxyacyl-CoA dehydrogenase yields the protein MQITESTALITGGASGLGLATAKRLALAGARVVIIDLPSSAGAQVADELGGGALFAPGDVTDPDAVTAALDLVIEGPPLRIVVNCAGIGPPAKVVGKKGPFPLDSFRRTIEVNLIGTFNVLRLAAERILAQDLLGEERGVIVNTASVAAFDGQIGQAAYAASKAGIVGMTLPIARELAERQVRVVTIAPGLFETPLLASLPEDAKASLGRQVPHPSRLGYPDEYASLVEHIIGNPMLNGETIRLDGSIRMAAR from the coding sequence GTGCAAATCACTGAATCGACCGCACTCATCACCGGCGGAGCCTCCGGCCTGGGGCTGGCCACCGCCAAGCGGCTGGCCCTGGCCGGCGCCCGCGTCGTCATCATCGACCTGCCGAGCTCGGCCGGCGCCCAAGTCGCCGACGAGCTCGGGGGTGGGGCCCTGTTTGCGCCTGGTGACGTCACCGATCCGGACGCCGTCACCGCTGCCCTCGACCTCGTGATCGAGGGGCCACCGCTGCGTATCGTCGTCAACTGCGCCGGTATCGGGCCGCCGGCCAAGGTCGTCGGCAAGAAGGGTCCCTTCCCGCTGGACTCCTTCCGCCGAACCATCGAGGTCAACCTGATCGGCACCTTCAATGTGCTGCGCTTGGCGGCCGAGCGGATCCTGGCTCAGGACCTGCTCGGTGAGGAACGCGGGGTCATCGTCAACACCGCTTCGGTCGCGGCCTTCGACGGCCAGATCGGGCAGGCGGCCTACGCCGCGTCCAAGGCCGGGATCGTCGGCATGACGCTGCCCATCGCCCGCGAACTGGCCGAGCGTCAGGTCCGGGTCGTCACCATCGCGCCCGGGCTCTTCGAGACGCCGCTGCTGGCCTCGCTCCCGGAAGACGCCAAGGCGTCGCTGGGGCGCCAGGTTCCCCACCCGAGCCGTCTCGGCTATCCGGACGAGTACGCCTCGCTGGTCGAACACATCATCGGCAATCCGATGCTCAACGGCGAGACGATCCGGCTCGACGGCTCGATCCGCATGGCCGCACGGTAG
- a CDS encoding GAF domain-containing protein: MTISELFALESAGSGELYGEVVGAFEEVALLTTSDSAEINDVLRLVGQRLCELLKVSRCSVYLRRDDGRFQGQVGYCVGRRIDAGVSRLVAGVDDDQFTAEIVRTAAPVLVQNATQDPRTIQRTMRQWGVLDMLGVPLVVGGEVIGIIYVDNQGERHEYTNRDVKLAQAFAGLSALAVRQGWLYKQLGERARIIDEQRQVLGASAAVHNRVTRAVLDGADIDAILSLIVELLGKPVVLYGPKLEMLSWASPESLEMKACPAITPAQVELQWVQDALGALDDGRSTVMMRATPELRCRRLLVRMLIDRECVGYLELCELGRSFSQVDSKALEQAAMAVSLKLLSDQRNADIYRQEREEYFADILYGRRDLESLTTRAESFGFDVDRRHVVLRLQYADGFDDIDATGNTRRSSAAQLVSKSLDGCAKCVAYTGVPGADLLLLEVPVTETGAAGAALAEALSHAFAPLNERFGVRFAVVSDPCRSLGELPTAAEKIREIAGLLRDAATESRLVFARDLELIRLVTRRDGIQGALKHAEDLLSPLVEHDEANAGALVETLRAFVGSQAQIRATAATLGVHENTVRYRLNRIREVSSIEPERLDALLTVSVALQAQSLFATGLSRLSTTTNATEEV; the protein is encoded by the coding sequence GTGACAATTTCAGAGCTCTTCGCTCTCGAGTCCGCTGGTTCCGGCGAGCTCTACGGTGAGGTTGTGGGCGCCTTCGAGGAGGTCGCGCTACTCACTACCAGCGACTCAGCCGAGATCAACGACGTGCTTCGGCTGGTCGGGCAGCGCCTCTGCGAACTGCTGAAGGTCAGTCGCTGCTCGGTGTACCTGCGCCGCGACGACGGCCGCTTCCAGGGCCAGGTCGGTTACTGCGTGGGGCGGCGCATCGACGCTGGGGTCAGCCGGCTGGTGGCCGGCGTCGACGACGACCAGTTCACCGCCGAGATCGTGCGTACCGCGGCTCCCGTCCTCGTCCAGAACGCCACCCAGGATCCGCGCACCATTCAGCGCACCATGCGCCAGTGGGGAGTTCTCGACATGCTCGGCGTCCCCCTCGTGGTGGGCGGCGAGGTCATCGGAATCATCTACGTCGACAATCAGGGCGAGCGGCACGAGTACACCAACCGTGACGTGAAGCTCGCGCAGGCCTTCGCCGGGCTGAGCGCGCTGGCCGTGCGGCAGGGCTGGCTCTACAAGCAACTCGGCGAGCGGGCCCGCATCATCGACGAGCAGCGCCAGGTGCTCGGGGCGTCGGCGGCCGTGCACAACCGGGTGACTCGGGCGGTACTGGACGGCGCCGACATCGACGCCATCCTGTCGCTGATCGTCGAACTGCTGGGCAAGCCGGTGGTGCTCTACGGGCCGAAGCTGGAGATGCTCTCCTGGGCCTCTCCGGAGTCGCTGGAGATGAAGGCGTGTCCGGCGATCACCCCGGCCCAGGTGGAACTGCAGTGGGTCCAGGACGCGCTCGGTGCGTTGGATGACGGCCGATCGACGGTGATGATGCGCGCCACCCCCGAACTGCGCTGCCGCCGGCTACTGGTCCGCATGCTGATCGACCGGGAGTGCGTCGGCTACCTCGAACTCTGCGAACTGGGGCGATCCTTCAGCCAGGTCGACTCGAAGGCCCTGGAGCAGGCCGCCATGGCGGTCTCGCTCAAGCTGCTCTCCGATCAGCGCAACGCCGACATCTACCGCCAGGAGCGCGAGGAGTACTTCGCCGACATCCTCTACGGGCGGCGCGATCTGGAGTCGCTGACCACCCGCGCCGAGTCCTTCGGCTTCGATGTCGACCGGCGCCACGTGGTGCTACGCCTGCAGTACGCCGACGGCTTCGACGACATCGACGCGACCGGCAACACCCGGCGCAGCTCGGCCGCGCAGCTGGTCTCCAAGTCGCTCGACGGGTGCGCGAAATGCGTGGCCTATACCGGGGTCCCGGGTGCCGACCTGCTGCTGCTCGAAGTACCGGTGACCGAGACGGGGGCGGCCGGCGCCGCACTGGCGGAGGCGCTGAGTCACGCCTTCGCACCCCTCAACGAACGCTTCGGGGTTCGATTCGCGGTGGTCTCCGACCCCTGCCGTTCACTCGGTGAACTTCCGACGGCGGCCGAGAAGATTCGCGAGATCGCCGGGTTGCTGCGCGACGCGGCGACCGAATCACGGCTGGTCTTCGCCCGTGACCTGGAACTGATCCGGCTGGTCACCCGCCGGGACGGCATCCAGGGCGCGCTAAAGCACGCCGAGGATCTGCTCAGCCCGCTGGTGGAGCACGACGAGGCGAACGCCGGTGCCCTCGTCGAGACACTGCGGGCCTTCGTCGGCAGCCAGGCCCAGATCCGGGCCACCGCGGCGACTCTCGGGGTTCACGAGAACACGGTGCGATACCGCCTCAACCGCATCCGCGAGGTCTCCTCGATCGAGCCCGAACGGCTGGATGCGCTGCTGACTGTCTCGGTGGCGCTACAGGCGCAGAGCCTCTTCGCCACTGGCCTGTCGAGGCTGTCGACTACCACAAACGCGACCGAGGAAGTCTGA
- a CDS encoding HNH endonuclease signature motif containing protein yields MFSRHQVPSRAAMLVAIKDALAEAPEADSAAELIDQIRLLEEIKAVAAAAQARATAKFVVSQRAGHVAAGVAAGVAGQRAGRGVAAQVALARRISPHQATCYISQAVTLTTELPATFERLAAGAVPEWRVLQIVGQTSWLSPEHRAAVDAEVAPQLEPLGHRQALDLVKKIAYRLDPHGYVGRLAQAEQDRRVSIRPAPDCMVRVSALLPVSQGVASYAALHSHASTVVGVGSEDRSRGQVMADTFVERLTGQARAVDVPVAVNLIITDQALFTSGTGTDEPAHLIGAGTIPAGLARRMVTDPSGETAMFLRRLYTHPDTHQLAAMETQSRLFTANQRHFLLLRDQTCRTPWCDAPIRHADHIQPAADGGPTSVTNGQGLCEACNHAKQAPDWTQNLNPECPGEVITTTPTGHRYPSRPPDPPGQPNPEHQSTQHNRAAA; encoded by the coding sequence ATGTTCTCCCGCCATCAAGTGCCGTCCCGCGCGGCGATGCTTGTTGCGATCAAGGACGCACTCGCCGAGGCCCCCGAGGCCGACTCTGCTGCGGAGTTGATTGATCAGATCCGGTTGTTGGAGGAGATCAAGGCGGTGGCTGCGGCTGCGCAGGCCCGGGCAACGGCGAAGTTTGTGGTGTCGCAGCGAGCCGGTCACGTCGCAGCTGGGGTGGCGGCCGGAGTGGCGGGGCAGCGGGCCGGACGCGGGGTGGCGGCGCAGGTCGCGTTGGCCCGGCGGATATCGCCCCACCAGGCCACCTGCTATATCAGCCAAGCGGTCACCCTCACCACGGAACTCCCCGCCACCTTCGAGCGGCTGGCGGCCGGCGCTGTGCCGGAGTGGAGGGTGCTGCAGATCGTTGGGCAGACCAGCTGGCTGAGTCCGGAACACCGAGCGGCCGTCGACGCGGAGGTCGCGCCGCAGTTGGAGCCATTGGGTCACCGTCAGGCCCTGGACCTGGTCAAGAAGATCGCCTACCGTCTCGACCCGCACGGGTATGTGGGCCGGTTGGCTCAGGCTGAGCAGGATCGGCGGGTGTCGATTCGCCCGGCGCCGGATTGCATGGTCCGGGTCAGTGCCCTGCTGCCGGTATCGCAGGGTGTCGCCTCTTACGCCGCGCTTCACTCCCATGCCTCCACCGTGGTCGGGGTCGGATCGGAAGACCGCAGCCGGGGTCAGGTGATGGCCGATACGTTCGTGGAGCGTCTCACTGGGCAAGCCCGTGCCGTAGATGTTCCGGTCGCGGTGAACCTGATCATCACCGACCAGGCCCTCTTCACATCAGGCACCGGCACGGACGAACCGGCTCACCTCATCGGGGCCGGGACGATCCCCGCCGGGCTCGCCCGGCGGATGGTCACCGACCCCAGCGGGGAGACGGCGATGTTCCTGCGCCGCCTCTACACCCACCCTGACACCCACCAGTTAGCGGCGATGGAGACCCAATCCCGGCTGTTTACCGCCAACCAGCGTCACTTCCTGTTGCTGCGTGACCAAACCTGCCGCACCCCGTGGTGTGATGCCCCGATCCGCCACGCCGACCACATCCAACCGGCGGCCGACGGCGGCCCGACCAGTGTTACCAACGGGCAGGGGCTGTGCGAAGCCTGCAACCACGCGAAGCAGGCCCCCGACTGGACCCAAAACCTCAACCCGGAGTGCCCGGGGGAGGTCATCACCACCACCCCGACCGGACACCGCTACCCCAGCCGCCCGCCCGACCCACCAGGGCAACCCAACCCCGAACACCAATCAACACAGCACAACCGCGCCGCCGCATAA